A part of Homoserinibacter sp. YIM 151385 genomic DNA contains:
- a CDS encoding ABC transporter ATP-binding protein, which translates to MTTVIELEGVTKRYRDVTAVDDVTLRIEEHRIVGLLGRNGAGKTTLMSLLTGQEFATAGDIRVFGETPVEHAAVLQNICFIKESQRYPEDFQARHVLRSAPWFFANWDADFAEQLIAEFRIPLKRPIKKLSRGQLSAIGVVIGLASRAPLTFFDEPYLGLDAVARQIFYDRLIEDYAEHPRTIVLSTHLIDEVAELIEHVLVIDDGRIVVDEDAESLRGRAVDVVGSAAAVDGYIRGREILHREGMGGLASATLPGLTEDDRRAAAAAGLTLAPVSLQQLVVRLTSSSTSTKEAEVRA; encoded by the coding sequence ATGACCACCGTCATCGAGCTCGAGGGCGTCACGAAGCGCTACCGGGACGTCACCGCCGTCGACGACGTCACCCTCCGCATCGAGGAGCACCGGATCGTCGGCCTGCTCGGTCGCAACGGGGCCGGCAAGACGACGCTCATGTCGCTGCTCACCGGGCAGGAGTTCGCGACGGCCGGCGACATCCGCGTCTTCGGCGAGACGCCGGTCGAGCACGCCGCGGTCCTGCAGAACATCTGCTTCATCAAGGAGAGCCAGCGCTACCCCGAGGACTTCCAGGCCCGGCACGTGCTCCGCAGCGCGCCCTGGTTCTTCGCGAACTGGGATGCCGACTTCGCCGAGCAGCTCATCGCGGAGTTCCGCATCCCGCTCAAGCGCCCCATCAAGAAGCTCTCCCGGGGCCAGCTGTCCGCGATCGGCGTCGTCATCGGACTCGCCAGCCGCGCGCCCCTCACCTTCTTCGACGAGCCCTACCTCGGGCTCGACGCCGTCGCCCGGCAGATCTTCTACGACCGCCTCATCGAGGACTACGCCGAGCACCCGCGCACGATCGTGCTCTCGACCCATCTCATCGACGAGGTCGCCGAGCTCATCGAGCACGTCCTCGTGATCGACGACGGCCGCATCGTCGTCGACGAGGACGCCGAGTCGCTGCGGGGCCGGGCCGTCGACGTCGTCGGATCCGCCGCCGCCGTCGACGGGTACATCCGTGGCCGCGAGATCCTCCACCGCGAGGGGATGGGCGGACTCGCCTCCGCCACCCTCCCCGGTCTCACCGAGGACGACCGGCGCGCGGCGGCTGCCGCCGGTCTCACGCTCGCGCCGGTCTCGCTCCAGCAGCTCGTCGTCCGTCTCACCAGCTCCAGCACCAGCACGAAGGAAGCCGAGGTCCGCGCATGA
- a CDS encoding GntR family transcriptional regulator translates to MDEGRPIFLQIAERIENDIISGALPEDTQAPSTNELAAFLRVNPATAGKGINRLVDEGTLIKRRGIGMFVAEGARARLVAIRREQFTAQYVAPLLAEAAKLGISGAQLADMIREGEKA, encoded by the coding sequence ATGGATGAGGGTCGCCCGATCTTCCTCCAGATCGCGGAGCGGATCGAGAACGACATCATCTCGGGGGCGCTTCCCGAGGACACGCAGGCACCCTCCACCAACGAGCTCGCGGCCTTCCTCCGCGTCAACCCGGCCACCGCCGGGAAGGGGATCAACCGGCTCGTCGACGAGGGGACGCTCATCAAGAGGAGAGGGATCGGCATGTTCGTCGCCGAGGGCGCGCGCGCCCGGCTCGTGGCCATCCGCCGCGAGCAGTTCACGGCACAGTACGTCGCGCCGCTGCTCGCCGAGGCCGCCAAGCTCGGCATCAGCGGAGCGCAGCTGGCCGACATGATCCGAGAAGGAGAGAAGGCATGA
- a CDS encoding amidase, whose protein sequence is MFELHHLTALEQLDWLRRGEVTPLELVDHYLARIERLDTGEGALGAFATVTPEAARRRAAALAASPGRAAALWGLPLADKDLSARAGIRTMFGSRAFAAFVPEASDEIVEAVDAAGAVSLGKTVAPEFGMPSHSESLVSPPARTPWDPRLGAGGSSGGAAVAVSAGLLPLAPGSDGGGSIRIPAAATGLVGLKPSRGLVPAGTGFGSPGALVVPGPLARTVADAALLLDALVEQGDYDSATRAPGWADGAYLDAAVRGEGRFNLGATSWSPWAHDFELAPSAETLAALDVARRELDAIGHGLEPFDLPPEPEYSDAFRVAWQAGASAIPVEGERLALLEPLTRWLVEAGRRLPASALVAAQRTLNGVERRTIRAFSRFDAVLMPGMAMTPRPIGWYDHEDPERNFAQQVAYTPWTSFVNVAGLPAISLPVHETAAGLPMAVQLVGRPGGERVLLAIGAQLERRLGWHRRHPPRW, encoded by the coding sequence ATGTTCGAACTGCACCACCTCACCGCCCTCGAGCAGCTCGACTGGCTGCGGCGCGGCGAGGTGACGCCGCTCGAGCTCGTCGACCACTACCTCGCCCGGATCGAGCGCCTCGACACGGGGGAGGGGGCGCTCGGCGCCTTCGCGACCGTCACGCCCGAGGCCGCACGGCGGCGCGCCGCGGCGCTCGCCGCATCCCCGGGTCGCGCCGCCGCCCTGTGGGGGCTGCCGCTCGCCGACAAGGACCTCTCGGCGCGCGCCGGCATCCGCACCATGTTCGGCTCGCGGGCCTTCGCCGCCTTCGTGCCCGAGGCCTCGGACGAGATCGTGGAGGCGGTGGACGCCGCGGGGGCCGTCAGCCTCGGCAAGACGGTCGCCCCCGAGTTCGGGATGCCGAGCCACAGCGAGTCGCTCGTCTCGCCACCCGCCCGCACGCCGTGGGATCCGCGCCTCGGCGCCGGCGGATCGAGCGGCGGCGCGGCCGTCGCCGTCTCGGCCGGGCTCCTGCCGCTCGCCCCCGGGTCCGACGGCGGCGGCTCCATCCGGATCCCCGCTGCGGCGACGGGGCTCGTCGGGCTGAAGCCCTCGCGGGGCCTCGTGCCCGCGGGCACCGGCTTCGGCTCGCCCGGCGCGCTCGTCGTGCCGGGCCCGCTCGCGCGCACCGTCGCCGATGCGGCGCTCCTGCTCGACGCGCTCGTCGAGCAGGGCGACTACGACTCCGCGACCCGTGCGCCCGGCTGGGCCGACGGCGCCTACCTGGATGCCGCCGTGCGCGGCGAGGGCCGCTTCAACCTGGGGGCGACGAGCTGGTCGCCCTGGGCGCACGACTTCGAGCTCGCCCCCTCGGCGGAGACGCTCGCGGCGCTCGACGTCGCGCGGCGCGAGCTCGACGCCATCGGCCACGGGCTCGAGCCCTTCGACCTGCCGCCCGAGCCCGAGTACTCGGACGCCTTCCGCGTCGCATGGCAGGCGGGCGCCTCGGCGATCCCGGTCGAGGGGGAGCGGCTGGCGCTGCTCGAGCCGCTCACACGCTGGCTCGTCGAGGCCGGACGGCGCCTGCCGGCCTCCGCCCTCGTCGCGGCGCAGCGCACGCTGAACGGCGTCGAGCGACGCACGATCCGCGCCTTCTCGCGCTTCGACGCGGTCCTCATGCCCGGCATGGCGATGACCCCGCGTCCCATCGGCTGGTACGACCACGAGGATCCCGAGCGGAACTTCGCCCAGCAGGTCGCGTACACGCCCTGGACGAGCTTCGTGAACGTCGCCGGCCTCCCCGCGATCTCGCTGCCCGTCCACGAGACGGCGGCGGGGCTGCCGATGGCGGTGCAGCTCGTGGGTCGGCCGGGCGGCGAGCGCGTGCTGCTCGCCATCGGCGCCCAGCTCGAGCGCCGGCTCGGCTGGCACCGGCGGCATCCGCCCCGGTGGTGA
- a CDS encoding SIP domain-containing protein, with translation MLLSDLLPATIAWQPAERDVVLLAGTREDLPVIETVLATLPAKARGRVFVEVETDAEVGELAAPGRVCVTWLVRQRGQELRRSVDAWVSEMLPVSFDREHRLYAWIAGSGTAHALTSD, from the coding sequence ATGCTCCTCTCCGACCTCCTCCCCGCCACGATCGCCTGGCAGCCCGCCGAGCGCGACGTCGTGCTGCTCGCCGGCACGCGCGAGGATCTGCCCGTCATCGAGACGGTGCTCGCGACGCTGCCCGCCAAGGCGCGCGGCCGCGTCTTCGTCGAGGTCGAGACGGATGCCGAGGTGGGCGAGCTCGCGGCCCCCGGTCGCGTCTGCGTCACCTGGCTCGTCCGTCAGCGCGGCCAGGAGCTGCGCCGCTCGGTCGACGCCTGGGTCTCGGAGATGCTCCCCGTGAGCTTCGACCGCGAGCACCGCCTCTACGCGTGGATCGCCGGCTCCGGCACCGCGCACGCCCTCACGAGCGACTAG
- a CDS encoding SDR family NAD(P)-dependent oxidoreductase, with translation MTTIVITGASSGIGAAAARELAGPGVELAIVGRDAERTAAVAQEVGGIAFLADFDRLEDVRRLGRELLEAYPSIDVLANNAGGLLRHRALSADGVERTWQHNVLAPFVLTQLLRERLTASDGRVIFTGSVAHRWGALELRDVEFERRRWLGGWPAYGQAKRADMMLGREVPRRLGIAAYSFHPGYVRSSFAAESFGTGRFSELARSGSIPPEAGAAPLVLLAGSEDPGVPAGAYLDQLRYPGRVARQVDDPAATAALWTFLERQAERLGG, from the coding sequence ATGACCACGATCGTCATCACGGGCGCGAGCTCGGGGATCGGCGCCGCCGCCGCGAGAGAGCTCGCGGGCCCGGGCGTGGAGCTCGCCATCGTCGGACGCGACGCGGAGCGCACGGCCGCCGTCGCGCAGGAGGTCGGCGGCATCGCCTTCCTCGCCGACTTCGACCGGCTCGAGGACGTGCGCCGACTGGGCCGCGAGCTCCTCGAGGCGTACCCGAGCATCGACGTCCTCGCGAACAACGCGGGCGGCCTCCTCCGGCACCGCGCGCTCAGCGCCGACGGCGTCGAGCGCACCTGGCAGCACAACGTGCTCGCGCCCTTCGTGCTCACGCAGCTCCTGCGCGAGCGGCTCACGGCATCCGACGGCCGCGTGATCTTCACCGGGAGCGTCGCCCATCGCTGGGGCGCGCTCGAGCTGCGCGATGTCGAGTTCGAGCGCCGCCGCTGGCTCGGAGGCTGGCCCGCCTACGGGCAGGCGAAGCGGGCCGACATGATGCTCGGCCGCGAGGTCCCGCGGCGGCTCGGGATCGCGGCCTACAGCTTCCACCCGGGCTATGTGCGCTCGAGCTTCGCGGCGGAGAGCTTCGGCACCGGCCGCTTCAGCGAGCTCGCGCGCTCGGGCTCGATCCCGCCCGAGGCGGGTGCGGCGCCGCTCGTGCTCCTCGCGGGCTCCGAGGATCCCGGCGTCCCGGCGGGTGCGTACCTCGATCAGCTGCGCTACCCGGGGCGCGTCGCGCGGCAGGTCGACGACCCGGCGGCGACGGCGGCGCTCTGGACCTTCCTCGAGCGCCAGGCGGAGCGACTCGGCGGCTAG
- a CDS encoding dihydrolipoyl dehydrogenase family protein → MAEIRIETDVVVIGAGAVGENAADRTVQGGLDTVVVEAELVGGECSYWACMPSKALLRSAAVLREVRAVPGAAEAVTGELDVAAVLRRRDAFTHDWDDRSQVEWLDGAGIRLVRGHARLTGERELLVTAEDGSRTRVHARRAVVLATGSAALLPDIAGLEDARPWTSREATSAKRGPASLAILGGGVVGVEMATAYAGFGTAVTLVARGGLLSSLEPAAGDAVLEGLRELGVEVRLGVETIGASRGEAGVTLALGDGSSVTAEELLVAVGRAPRTGDLGLETAGLEPGAWLEVDDALRVKGLDWLWAVGDVNHRALLTHQGKYQARAAGDAIAALARGEELDDRPWGAHVATADHDAVPQVVFSHPEVAAIGLTAAEAERRGLRSRVVDYDLGGIAGASVEQDGYQGTARLVVDEDRGVVVGATFVGPRVSDLLQAATIAIVGEVPIRRLWHAVPAYPTVSEIWLRLLESLGRETA, encoded by the coding sequence ATGGCTGAGATCAGGATCGAGACGGATGTCGTCGTGATCGGGGCGGGCGCCGTGGGCGAGAACGCCGCCGACCGCACCGTGCAGGGCGGGCTCGACACCGTCGTCGTCGAGGCCGAGCTCGTCGGCGGCGAGTGCTCCTACTGGGCGTGCATGCCCTCGAAGGCGCTGCTGCGGAGCGCCGCCGTGCTGCGCGAGGTGCGCGCCGTGCCGGGCGCCGCGGAGGCGGTGACCGGCGAGCTCGACGTCGCCGCGGTCCTCCGGCGCCGCGATGCCTTCACCCACGACTGGGACGACCGCTCGCAGGTCGAGTGGCTCGACGGGGCCGGCATCCGGCTCGTCCGCGGGCACGCGCGGCTCACCGGCGAGCGCGAGCTCCTCGTGACGGCCGAGGACGGATCGCGCACGCGCGTCCACGCGCGCCGCGCCGTCGTCCTGGCGACCGGCTCCGCCGCCCTCCTGCCGGACATCGCGGGCCTCGAGGACGCCCGCCCGTGGACGAGCCGCGAGGCGACGAGCGCGAAGCGCGGCCCCGCATCCCTCGCGATCCTCGGCGGCGGCGTCGTCGGCGTCGAGATGGCGACCGCCTACGCCGGCTTCGGCACGGCGGTGACCCTCGTCGCGCGCGGCGGTCTGCTGAGCTCGCTCGAGCCGGCGGCGGGCGATGCCGTGCTCGAGGGGCTGCGGGAGCTCGGCGTCGAGGTCCGGCTCGGGGTGGAGACGATCGGCGCGAGCCGCGGCGAGGCGGGCGTGACGCTCGCCCTCGGGGACGGCTCCAGCGTGACCGCCGAGGAGCTGCTCGTCGCGGTCGGCCGAGCCCCGCGCACGGGCGACCTCGGCCTCGAGACGGCGGGTCTCGAGCCGGGCGCCTGGCTGGAGGTCGACGACGCGCTGCGCGTGAAGGGGCTCGACTGGCTGTGGGCCGTCGGCGACGTCAACCACCGGGCGCTCCTGACCCACCAGGGCAAGTACCAGGCGCGCGCGGCGGGCGACGCGATCGCCGCCCTCGCCCGCGGCGAGGAGCTCGACGACCGTCCCTGGGGCGCGCACGTCGCGACGGCGGATCATGACGCCGTGCCGCAGGTGGTGTTCTCGCATCCCGAGGTCGCCGCGATCGGGCTCACCGCCGCGGAGGCCGAGCGACGCGGGCTCCGGAGCCGGGTCGTCGACTACGATCTCGGCGGGATCGCGGGCGCGAGCGTCGAGCAGGACGGCTATCAGGGCACCGCGCGGCTCGTGGTCGACGAGGACCGCGGCGTCGTCGTCGGCGCCACCTTCGTCGGGCCGCGCGTCTCGGATCTGCTGCAGGCGGCGACGATCGCGATCGTCGGCGAGGTGCCGATCCGGAGGCTGTGGCACGCGGTGCCGGCCTACCCGACGGTCAGCGAGATCTGGCTGCGGCTCCTCGAGTCCCTCGGGCGCGAGACGGCGTGA
- a CDS encoding crotonase/enoyl-CoA hydratase family protein: MTASGDDAPRIRLERDGHVLRIGLDRPEKRNAADWRMLQELALAYGELERDPELRVGVLHAIGEHFTAGLDLADVGSRIGPDGLDLVPEGGIHPWQLEGTRLTKPVVMAVQGGCLTLGVELALASDIVVAADSTRFGQIEVGRGILPFGGATIRFPRLGWGDAMRWILTGDELDAAEAHRIGLVQELVPHGAQLERAMAIARRIAAQAPLAVQATLASARLAVREGEAAAEARLQPELVRLAQTEDAAIGMRAFLAREDAEFIGR, translated from the coding sequence ATGACGGCTTCCGGCGACGACGCCCCCCGCATCCGGCTCGAGCGCGACGGCCACGTGCTGCGCATCGGACTCGACCGGCCCGAGAAGCGGAACGCCGCCGACTGGCGCATGCTGCAGGAGCTCGCCCTCGCCTACGGCGAGCTCGAGCGCGATCCGGAGCTGCGCGTCGGCGTGTTGCACGCGATCGGCGAGCACTTCACGGCGGGCCTCGACCTCGCGGACGTCGGCAGCCGGATCGGGCCGGACGGGCTCGACCTCGTGCCCGAGGGCGGCATCCACCCCTGGCAGCTCGAGGGCACGCGGCTGACGAAGCCGGTCGTCATGGCGGTGCAGGGCGGCTGCCTGACGCTCGGCGTCGAGCTGGCGCTCGCGAGCGACATCGTCGTCGCGGCGGACTCGACGCGCTTCGGGCAGATCGAGGTCGGCCGCGGCATCCTGCCCTTCGGCGGCGCGACCATCCGCTTCCCCCGCCTCGGCTGGGGCGATGCCATGCGCTGGATCCTCACGGGCGACGAGCTCGACGCCGCCGAGGCGCACCGCATCGGGCTCGTGCAGGAGCTCGTGCCGCACGGCGCGCAGCTCGAGCGCGCGATGGCGATCGCGCGGCGGATCGCGGCCCAGGCGCCGCTCGCGGTGCAGGCGACGCTCGCGAGCGCGCGGCTCGCGGTGCGCGAGGGCGAGGCGGCGGCCGAGGCGCGACTCCAGCCGGAGCTCGTCCGTCTCGCGCAGACGGAGGATGCCGCGATCGGCATGCGCGCGTTCCTCGCGCGCGAGGACGCCGAGTTCATCGGCCGCTAG
- a CDS encoding arginase family protein, which yields MAVTFVVVPQWQGSGSARAMQLVDGAEAILGDLPAASTRRIEVPLEAGDAEGTGILRHSSLRLVRERIEQELAELDGPAVLVGGDCGVDHAGVVRSAAGGPVALLWLDAHADANSPATSSSHAFHGMVLRALVEEGVVPADRVVLAGTRAWDDAEAEWARAAGVRTVDIEGLRAGDPLAEALAATGAARVHIHVDLDVLDPGELAGLDFPEPFGLSVAELVAAIGVAAQGRELAGAAITEFSPASPAAAGDDLGAILRIVGALARTAR from the coding sequence ATGGCCGTGACCTTCGTGGTGGTGCCCCAGTGGCAGGGCTCGGGATCCGCGCGCGCGATGCAGCTCGTCGACGGGGCGGAGGCGATCCTCGGGGACCTGCCCGCCGCATCCACCCGGCGCATCGAGGTCCCGCTCGAGGCGGGCGACGCGGAGGGCACCGGGATCCTCCGACACAGCAGCCTGCGCCTCGTCCGCGAGCGCATCGAGCAGGAGCTCGCGGAGCTCGACGGCCCGGCGGTCCTCGTCGGGGGCGACTGCGGCGTCGACCACGCCGGAGTCGTGCGCTCGGCGGCCGGCGGGCCTGTCGCGCTGCTCTGGCTCGACGCGCACGCCGACGCGAACAGCCCCGCGACCTCCTCCTCCCATGCCTTCCACGGCATGGTGCTCCGCGCGCTCGTCGAGGAGGGCGTGGTGCCCGCCGATCGCGTGGTGCTCGCCGGCACGCGCGCCTGGGATGACGCGGAGGCCGAGTGGGCCCGCGCGGCCGGCGTGCGCACGGTCGACATCGAGGGCCTGCGCGCGGGCGACCCGCTCGCCGAGGCGCTCGCGGCGACGGGGGCGGCGCGCGTGCACATCCACGTCGACCTCGACGTCCTCGACCCGGGCGAGCTCGCCGGCCTCGACTTCCCGGAGCCCTTCGGGCTGAGCGTCGCGGAGCTCGTCGCCGCGATCGGGGTGGCCGCGCAGGGCCGGGAGCTCGCGGGGGCCGCCATCACCGAGTTCTCGCCGGCATCGCCGGCGGCCGCCGGCGACGACCTCGGCGCGATCCTCCGGATCGTCGGTGCGCTCGCGCGGACGGCTCGCTGA
- a CDS encoding NADPH-dependent F420 reductase produces the protein MTTLGIIGAGNIGSQLARLAIANGHQVVISNSRGPETLAELVEELGPNARAATPAEAAAAAEIAVVTTPLAALDSYPEAELAGKTVIDTNNYYPERDGRIAELDDESTTTSERTQRRLPGSKVVKAFNHIMAAHLTTDGTPAGSPGRRALVVAGDDEPAKAQVAALIEEFGFDTVDAGPLAEGWRIQRDTPGYVHRRTAAELEADLAAARRYRDM, from the coding sequence ATGACCACTCTGGGAATCATCGGCGCCGGCAACATCGGATCGCAGCTCGCCCGGCTCGCGATCGCCAACGGGCATCAGGTGGTGATCAGCAACTCCCGCGGGCCCGAGACGCTCGCGGAGCTCGTCGAGGAGCTCGGACCGAACGCGCGGGCCGCGACGCCCGCCGAGGCCGCGGCAGCCGCCGAGATCGCGGTCGTGACGACCCCGCTCGCGGCGCTCGACAGCTATCCGGAGGCGGAGCTCGCGGGGAAGACGGTCATCGACACGAACAACTACTACCCGGAGCGCGATGGCCGCATCGCGGAGCTCGACGACGAGAGCACGACGACCTCCGAGCGGACGCAGCGCCGGCTGCCCGGGTCGAAGGTCGTCAAGGCCTTCAACCACATCATGGCCGCGCACCTGACGACCGACGGCACCCCCGCCGGGTCCCCGGGGCGCCGCGCGCTCGTGGTCGCCGGCGACGACGAGCCGGCGAAGGCGCAGGTCGCCGCCCTCATCGAGGAGTTCGGCTTCGACACGGTGGATGCCGGCCCGCTCGCGGAGGGCTGGCGCATCCAGCGCGACACCCCCGGCTACGTCCACCGGCGCACGGCGGCGGAGCTCGAGGCGGATCTCGCCGCGGCGCGGCGCTACCGCGACATGTGA
- a CDS encoding RNA polymerase sigma factor produces MADRRAAWEQTVVDLVDRRGEALSRYALLLCGNRDDAADLVQDALVKTFGRLRNGFDVERAEAYVRRAIMTTWLDRGRRATRWRRIAPLASEPELQPSRAEDVERRLDLHDELRRLSPRERACLVLRYYDDLKVDDVAAALGISSGAVKRYLSDGLAKMAISLADDGTPADRTGAPGARLAQDASAERAARTTGRGGRHGR; encoded by the coding sequence ATGGCGGATCGCCGCGCGGCGTGGGAGCAGACGGTCGTCGACCTCGTCGACCGCCGCGGCGAGGCGCTGAGCCGCTACGCGCTGCTGCTCTGCGGCAACCGCGACGATGCCGCGGACCTCGTGCAGGACGCGCTCGTGAAGACCTTCGGCCGCCTTCGCAACGGCTTCGACGTCGAACGCGCGGAGGCCTACGTCCGCCGGGCGATCATGACCACCTGGCTCGACCGGGGGCGCCGCGCCACGCGCTGGCGCCGCATCGCACCGCTCGCCTCCGAGCCCGAGCTGCAGCCCTCGCGGGCCGAGGACGTCGAGCGCCGCCTCGACCTGCATGACGAGCTCCGCCGCCTCTCGCCGCGCGAGCGCGCCTGCCTCGTGCTGCGCTACTACGACGACCTCAAGGTCGACGACGTCGCGGCGGCGCTCGGCATCAGCTCCGGGGCGGTGAAGCGCTACCTCAGCGACGGGCTCGCGAAGATGGCGATCTCGCTCGCCGACGACGGCACCCCGGCCGACCGCACGGGAGCCCCGGGCGCTCGGCTGGCGCAGGACGCGAGCGCCGAGCGGGCGGCCCGCACGACCGGGAGGGGAGGCCGTCATGGCCGATGA
- a CDS encoding phosphoenolpyruvate carboxykinase (GTP) gives MTAQPTAAETAPSPAEPGEDLASVHTSAWALPPAGADPRVVAWVEQLAHRLTPDTVVWCDGSQGERDELTRLMVERGTLVQLNPEHRPYSFLARSDPRDVARVESRTFICSEREEDAGPTNHWVAPEEMRRTLDEASRGAMRGRTMYVVPFSMGPLDSPLARRGVQVTDSPYVVVSMGIMTRMGHAALERIRPGTEWVRAVHTVGAPLAPGEADVAWPCNEVKYISHFPETREIVSFGSAYGGNALLAKKAFALRIASAMARDEGWLAEHMLLLKVTNPRGRVLHVAAAFPSACGKTNLAMLKPTIPGWQVETIGDDIAWLAPGADGRLRAINPEAGFFGVAPGTGAATNQTAVDTLWGNTIFTNVALRPDGDVWWEGLTEDAPEGLVDWRGEDWTPASGTPAAHPNSRFTVAASQCPTIADDWEDPDGVVIDAIIFGGRRATNVPLVVEARDWEHGVLMGATISSERTAAAEGTIGELRRDPFAMQPFCGYNMADHWAHWLEVGGRLRAGGHPPRVFQVNWFRKDEDGRYIWPGFGENSRVLAWILDRVDGRATAAASPLGWIPRRESVDLDGLELPEGDWERLFEVDRGAWLDEVEDTAAFFAGFGDRMPAPLERELAQLRERLEAL, from the coding sequence ATGACCGCGCAGCCGACCGCCGCCGAGACGGCTCCCTCCCCCGCCGAGCCCGGCGAGGATCTCGCGTCAGTGCACACGAGCGCCTGGGCGCTCCCGCCCGCCGGCGCCGATCCCCGCGTCGTCGCCTGGGTCGAGCAGCTGGCCCATCGCCTCACCCCCGACACGGTCGTCTGGTGCGATGGCTCGCAGGGCGAGCGCGACGAGCTCACCCGGCTCATGGTCGAGCGCGGCACCCTCGTGCAGCTCAACCCCGAGCACCGGCCGTACTCCTTCCTCGCACGGAGCGACCCGCGGGATGTCGCCCGCGTCGAATCCCGCACCTTCATCTGCTCAGAGCGCGAAGAGGATGCCGGCCCCACGAACCACTGGGTCGCGCCGGAGGAGATGCGGCGCACGCTCGACGAGGCGAGCCGCGGCGCCATGCGCGGGCGCACCATGTACGTCGTCCCCTTCTCGATGGGGCCGCTCGACAGCCCGCTCGCGCGCCGCGGGGTCCAGGTCACCGACTCCCCCTACGTCGTCGTGAGCATGGGGATCATGACGCGGATGGGGCACGCGGCCCTCGAGCGGATCCGCCCCGGGACCGAGTGGGTGCGCGCCGTCCACACCGTCGGGGCGCCGCTCGCGCCGGGCGAGGCCGATGTCGCCTGGCCCTGCAACGAGGTGAAGTACATCAGCCACTTCCCCGAGACCCGCGAGATCGTCTCCTTCGGCTCCGCCTACGGCGGCAACGCGCTGCTGGCGAAGAAGGCCTTCGCGCTCCGCATCGCGAGCGCCATGGCGCGCGACGAGGGCTGGCTGGCCGAGCACATGCTGCTCCTCAAGGTCACCAATCCGCGCGGCCGCGTGCTCCACGTCGCCGCCGCGTTCCCGAGCGCCTGCGGCAAGACGAATCTGGCGATGCTCAAGCCGACGATCCCCGGCTGGCAGGTCGAGACCATCGGCGACGACATCGCCTGGCTCGCGCCCGGTGCCGACGGGCGGCTGCGTGCCATCAACCCGGAGGCCGGCTTCTTCGGCGTCGCGCCCGGCACGGGCGCCGCGACGAACCAGACCGCCGTCGACACCCTCTGGGGCAACACCATCTTCACCAACGTCGCCCTCCGGCCGGACGGGGACGTCTGGTGGGAGGGACTCACCGAGGACGCGCCCGAGGGGCTCGTCGACTGGCGCGGCGAGGACTGGACCCCCGCATCCGGCACGCCCGCCGCCCATCCCAACTCCCGGTTCACCGTCGCGGCCTCGCAGTGCCCGACGATCGCCGACGACTGGGAGGACCCGGACGGCGTCGTCATCGACGCGATCATCTTCGGCGGCCGCCGCGCCACGAACGTGCCACTGGTGGTGGAGGCACGGGACTGGGAGCACGGCGTCCTCATGGGCGCCACCATCTCCTCGGAGCGCACGGCGGCCGCCGAGGGCACCATCGGGGAGCTGCGGCGCGACCCCTTCGCGATGCAGCCCTTCTGCGGCTACAACATGGCCGACCACTGGGCGCACTGGCTGGAGGTCGGCGGCCGCCTCCGCGCGGGCGGGCACCCGCCACGCGTCTTCCAGGTGAACTGGTTCCGCAAGGACGAGGACGGCCGCTACATCTGGCCGGGATTCGGCGAGAACAGCCGCGTCCTCGCCTGGATCCTCGACCGGGTCGACGGACGCGCGACCGCCGCCGCGAGCCCGCTCGGCTGGATCCCGCGGCGCGAGTCCGTCGACCTCGACGGCCTCGAGCTGCCCGAGGGCGACTGGGAGCGGCTGTTCGAGGTGGACCGGGGTGCCTGGCTCGACGAGGTCGAGGACACGGCCGCCTTCTTCGCCGGCTTCGGCGACCGGATGCCGGCGCCGCTCGAGCGCGAGCTCGCGCAGCTCCGCGAGCGGCTCGAGGCGCTGTAG